Genomic DNA from uncultured Acetobacterium sp.:
AACATTCTTTAGCCATGACATAACCTCCCTTACGCTTACCTTTTATAAAACAAGGTGTATTATATCATGAAAAATAAAAATATTGCAATAGAAATTTTGACTTAAGTGGAATTATTATGTAAAATAGAGAAAGAAAAAATAAAGGAGCAATTCGATGAAAGTAAATAGTGAGTTAGGATATATTGATATTACCCGAAAAGCAATTGCGGATATTGCCGGAAACGCCGCCATGGAGTGTTATGGCTTAGTAGGCATGGCTCATAAACGTGGGAAAGATGGATTAATCGAAATTCTTTCGGGCGAGCAGGCAAACAAAGGCGTCGGTGTGACCATTGAAGATGACCGCTTAGTGATTGACTTATATGTCATCGTGGAATATGCCATTAAAATTTCAGTTGTTGCTGAAAATATCATTTCCAATGTAAAATATCGGGTAGAAAAAGAAACATCATTAAAAGTGAAACGAATAAGCGTGAATGTTGTAAGCGTGCGTGTATAAATGGAGGACAGAATGAAGACCCAGACAATTGACGGTGAAATGCTGGTAAAAATGTTTCGTTATGGGGCGAAAAATTTAGAAATTAACAAACGAATTGTGGATGAGCTCAATGTTTTTCCGGTGCCGGATGGTGATACGGGAACAAACATGTCACTGACCTTCAGTCACTCGGTATCGGAATTTGATAAAATCGAAAAACGTAACGTATACAGTGTTGCTAAAACAGCTTCTTCGGGCGCTTTGATCGGTGCTAGGGGAAATTCAGGGGTTATACTTTCCCAGTTACTAAGAGGGTTTGCCGAAGGCTGCAAAGCTCAGGAAGACCTGGATATCCCTTCATTGGCAGGCGCTTTAAAACTGGCGGCAGATGTGGCCTATAAAGCGGTCATGAAACCAACTGAAGGAACCATTCTCACCGTTGCTCGGGAAATGGGTGAATTTGCCATGGCGAATTACGAATCATATGACAGTCTGGAAAGCTTTATGACGGATGTGATCAATCACGGCAAGGTCACATTGAAAAAAACTCCGGAAATGCTTCCGGTCCTAAAAGAAGCGGGAGTGGTTGATGCCGGTGGACAAGGCCTTATTTGTATTGTGGAAGGTGCCCTGAAAGCGTTTCTGAATGAAGAATTGGGCGTGGAAATTGAGATCAAAAAAAGTGATCTGGATAAATTCGTCGATGATTCTCATATGAAACCCGAAGATATCACCTTTGGTTATTGTACCGAGTTTATCATTAAAGAAGCCGCTGAAGTAGATGACAATGAATTGCGAGAGTACTTAAACACCCTTGGGGATAGCGTTGTTGTGGTTAAAGACGATGAAATCATCAAGGTCCATTTACACACTGACAATCCCGGTTTGGCGTTAGAGCGGGCCGGAAGTCTAGGCAGCTTGATCCGGATAAAAATTGATAATATGCGCGAACAGTTTTCGACTAAGGGGACAAAGTCGGAAGACGCAGTAGTGCCTTATGGATTTATCGCCGTTTCTCCGGGAGAAGGATTAACAAAGCTATTTAAAGATTTAGGCGTAACCCGCGTTATTTCTGGTGGACAGACCATGAATCCCAGTACCCAGGATTTCTTGAATGAAGTGGATAAGTTAAATGCCGAAACCATTTTTATTTTCCCCAATAACAGCAACATCATCATGGCTGCCAAGCAAGCCAGTGAGATCTCGGACAAACATGTTCATGTTATCGCGTCTAAAAATATTCCGCAGTGTATAGCCGCGATGCTGGCATTTTCGCCAGAAGTCAAGCCAGAAGAGAACGAATCGGCTATGTCGGAAGCGATTAATCAGGTTGCTACCGGAGAAGTGACTTACGCGGTCAGAGACACTAAAATAAATGGCTTAAAAATCAAAAAATCAAATATTATTGGTATTACTGGTGGTGAAATAAAGTTTACCGGAAAAAATATTAAACAAGTGACCGAAGACCTATTGAATGACATGGTGACTGAAGATAGTGAGCTGATCTCGATTTATTATGGAAAAGATGTCTCAGAAGAAGATGCCAATATGCTGGTTGAGGAAATTGCCGAAAGCTTTGAGGATTGCGACGTTGAAATGCATTATGGCGGCCAACCATTATACTATTATATTGTATCAGTCGAATAACAGGATTTATTAAAAGAGAAACATGAGGCTAAAACCATGAAATGGGAAGATTCACTGGGACAAATAAAAGGAGTCGGGCCAAAGCGAAAAGAGATTTTGGAAAGCGCTGGTATAAAAACGATCGGAAATCTTTTGTCTTGCTACCCAAGAAAATACCTAGACCGTAATGTACTGGGAACTCCCGGTGAATTTTCTGAAGATCAGGAAATCTCCATCAAAGCCACTGTTTTAGACAGTGGGAGGGTTCAACGGATTCGCGGGAATCTTTCTATTTTAACCGTGTCGCTGCTTTGGGAAGAAAAAAAGGTTTCAGCCGTTTTTTTTAATCAGCCCTATTTGAAAAGTAGTTTTATCGAAAATGAGGATTATTATTTTTATGGTAAGATAAAAAAGGCCTATGGTGGGACAAAAATTACCAATCCGCAGTTTGTTCGTGCCAATAATCCCGGTAATTTTTTCGAATTAACACCGTTATATAAAAACATTCAGGGATTGCCCAAGAATGTTTTGCCCAAAATGCTCAGTCAAATATTCACTGACGATTTAGATCTACAGGATCCAATGCCGGAGGAAATAAGATTAGCTGAAAAATTATTGGATTTAAAAAGTGCTTTAAAGGTCATTCATTTTCCCCAAAAAGCTGAAGATGTCTTGCAAGGAATCGAGCGACTTAAATTTAATGAGGCGCTGAAAATTAACATGGGGATAATGTCCAATTCTTTAGATAAACGATACTCGGACATTGAAGTTAATTTATTTTCGGGTTTAGAACCCTTTATCAGCAGCCTGCCCTATGATTTGACAACCAGTCAACGGTCAGTGATTAATGATATGATTGCAGATTTAAAAAGCGGTCAGGTAATGAATCGACTGGTACAGGGAGATGTGGGCTCGGGTAAAACGGTAATTGCCATCATAGCGGCCTGTTTAATGGCTCAGAATGGCTATCAAACTGCTTATATGGCGCCAACTGAGATTTTAGCCCAGCAACATGGTCGCAGTTTTAAAGACCTGTTAAAGCACACTGGTATTTCCGTGGAAGTGATTACCGGAAGTTTAAAAGCAAAAGAAAAGCGGGAAATTATAGCGCGGGTTTCCAAGGGAGAAGTGGCGGTAATCATTGGTACTCATGCCCTAATTCAGGACGCCGTGGATTATTACAATCTGGGACTGGTGATCACCGATGAACAGCATCGGTTTGGAGTCAAACAACG
This window encodes:
- a CDS encoding Asp23/Gls24 family envelope stress response protein, translating into MKVNSELGYIDITRKAIADIAGNAAMECYGLVGMAHKRGKDGLIEILSGEQANKGVGVTIEDDRLVIDLYVIVEYAIKISVVAENIISNVKYRVEKETSLKVKRISVNVVSVRV
- a CDS encoding DAK2 domain-containing protein, which produces MKTQTIDGEMLVKMFRYGAKNLEINKRIVDELNVFPVPDGDTGTNMSLTFSHSVSEFDKIEKRNVYSVAKTASSGALIGARGNSGVILSQLLRGFAEGCKAQEDLDIPSLAGALKLAADVAYKAVMKPTEGTILTVAREMGEFAMANYESYDSLESFMTDVINHGKVTLKKTPEMLPVLKEAGVVDAGGQGLICIVEGALKAFLNEELGVEIEIKKSDLDKFVDDSHMKPEDITFGYCTEFIIKEAAEVDDNELREYLNTLGDSVVVVKDDEIIKVHLHTDNPGLALERAGSLGSLIRIKIDNMREQFSTKGTKSEDAVVPYGFIAVSPGEGLTKLFKDLGVTRVISGGQTMNPSTQDFLNEVDKLNAETIFIFPNNSNIIMAAKQASEISDKHVHVIASKNIPQCIAAMLAFSPEVKPEENESAMSEAINQVATGEVTYAVRDTKINGLKIKKSNIIGITGGEIKFTGKNIKQVTEDLLNDMVTEDSELISIYYGKDVSEEDANMLVEEIAESFEDCDVEMHYGGQPLYYYIVSVE